From one Flavobacterium sp. N502536 genomic stretch:
- a CDS encoding gliding motility-associated C-terminal domain-containing protein: protein MKPLKLIVALFYLLPFGAVAQAEISAVATDASCTGDGRADGTISITVKNVSQPLVYAVVKSPYDPANIIASSVSLITHLEPGDYFYGYYENNIFIKAATTIKVGSSYSSVSPSITRFDAENYTYCASEPNPLGSIGITINNGNPPYTIALLNASDNSIVQNIQTSSGYSLLKGMPSGSYKVRATDNCGTVISPPTIVNLAPNVTLKANDIILEKGEIGNVDLVYNIPGNVCSGISSASLPNGLLAVATGGAHINPLISPRFSGTQNYIYKLEIQNGSGWNVYDNLTYNQVRQSFPLPSDRSKWGIVRLSATYCNLTKTVELDYGASSIGIPRPFTNFEFSIEDDPLNNNCNDTGQVLLKNVPKDQGGCLPYAVEVTDNSTGIKNTYTITAINSLVVCKLDIGKNYTIKVTDHTGIETTAYTFFNRTSNTSPVKTDITDPKNVFIDPNYFSPDKDIRAKVQFFTGPSGKFFGRSALAVYPPMATPGFVGLQGDVTVSLVSGPSPLAITKGSVIGLGNQLLPGTYVIRIQDSGCFNEVFDVVLDSYFTKIEITKVSAVPSPSVCDRYIKNVTVQVSGVGKTAMDDHLRRLYGIDFIDLGFLTVPPGASRLSIPGNATMLRTGVFNFSFEPDVSGNYEIGLSRRVVMGILNKNQLWENTSTAALKVTPNFPVFDLSKSGGIVCSGNATGELHVKVDQVTEAVTYFIKKETDTDFPSTGQTDPIFRGLSAGNYIVKAKTTCYEVLQPLILRSSFSKLISGETTVCIGGNIKLSVIQIGPVNSIKWTLPDGTQIDAAELNINNVTAAQIGTYKVEISSLGGCYFTESVNVRLGGLSTPTGNATQQFCAAAKATVGDLMTTETDVIWYDALTGGNIIPSATLLIDGKTYYGAVKSGTCESTDRLAVTVSISDPKTPTGAATQQFCTAVKATVGDLAASGTGIIWYDAVTGGNIIPSATLLIDGKTYYGTAKSGTCESTNRLAVTVSITDPKTPTGAATQQFCTATKATVADLAASGTGIIWYDASTAGTIIPSTTLLIDGKTYYGTVKSGTCESTNRLAVTVSISDPKTPTGAATQQFCAAVKATVANLVASGTGIIWYDASTAGNIIPSTTLLIDGKTYYGAAKSGTCESTNRLAVTVSISDPKTPTGTTTQHFCADKATVADLAASGTGIIWYDAPTGGNIIPSTTLLIDGKTYYGAAKSGTCESTNRLAVTAIVKNNLPNKEPDWHASTCVTEKVTYNTVPGMSSYNWHVSKEGTIVNGGHPSDDFVTVLWNHIGKGSIEVNYIDETKCDPLVIIHFSIDVVSCSKPDGDFDGDIALKKTINDPMANIGQQIVFTIAAENLGTNNFNDVQIRDILPSGYIYTSSKTSSGDYNVTTGIWNLPNLSGKQTETLTITAKVKSTGNYLNIVFLENSTPEDRNPHNNKAQAGIINPEVIVFNMVSPNGDGRNDYFEIRGLERFPNNTVTIYNSWGVKVFETHNYGANNNFFRGISEGRATVNKHEGLPPGTYFYVLSYGNGALMTEKSGYLHLTFR, encoded by the coding sequence ATGAAGCCACTAAAATTAATCGTTGCGCTTTTCTATTTACTGCCTTTTGGCGCAGTTGCCCAAGCGGAAATTTCTGCTGTTGCAACTGATGCTTCCTGTACTGGTGATGGTAGAGCCGATGGTACAATTTCGATCACAGTTAAAAATGTTTCTCAGCCTCTGGTCTATGCTGTTGTAAAATCTCCTTATGATCCGGCTAATATTATTGCTTCTTCGGTTTCTCTGATTACGCATTTAGAACCGGGAGATTATTTTTATGGTTATTACGAAAACAATATTTTTATAAAAGCTGCCACTACCATAAAAGTAGGCAGCAGCTATTCTTCTGTTTCACCAAGTATTACACGTTTTGACGCAGAAAATTACACCTATTGTGCATCAGAACCCAATCCTTTAGGCAGCATAGGCATTACCATAAACAATGGTAATCCTCCTTACACCATTGCCTTACTTAACGCTTCCGATAACAGTATTGTGCAAAATATACAAACCTCCAGCGGCTATTCGTTGCTAAAAGGTATGCCCAGCGGCTCTTACAAAGTCAGAGCCACCGATAATTGCGGTACTGTTATTTCGCCTCCCACCATAGTAAATCTAGCACCCAATGTGACACTGAAAGCCAATGATATTATTCTTGAAAAAGGAGAAATCGGCAACGTTGATCTTGTCTATAACATTCCCGGAAATGTCTGTTCGGGCATTAGCAGTGCTTCACTTCCTAACGGATTACTGGCTGTAGCCACTGGTGGGGCTCATATTAACCCTTTAATCTCTCCCCGTTTTTCAGGAACTCAAAACTATATTTATAAACTTGAAATTCAGAATGGATCAGGCTGGAATGTCTACGATAATTTGACGTATAATCAGGTTCGTCAATCTTTTCCGCTGCCTTCTGACCGCTCTAAGTGGGGAATTGTCCGTCTGAGTGCCACTTATTGTAATCTGACCAAAACCGTTGAATTGGATTATGGTGCCTCTTCTATTGGAATCCCAAGACCTTTTACCAATTTTGAATTTAGTATAGAAGATGATCCTCTAAATAACAATTGTAATGATACCGGACAGGTTTTACTAAAAAACGTGCCTAAAGATCAGGGAGGATGTCTTCCCTATGCTGTAGAAGTAACTGACAACAGTACCGGTATCAAAAATACTTATACAATTACAGCTATAAACAGTTTGGTAGTCTGTAAACTCGATATTGGTAAAAACTACACTATAAAAGTAACGGATCATACCGGAATCGAAACAACAGCGTACACTTTTTTCAACAGAACGTCAAACACATCGCCTGTAAAAACGGATATTACCGACCCAAAAAATGTTTTTATCGATCCTAACTACTTTTCTCCGGATAAGGATATAAGAGCCAAAGTACAATTTTTCACAGGGCCAAGCGGTAAATTCTTTGGCAGATCGGCACTGGCGGTATACCCTCCCATGGCTACTCCGGGCTTTGTAGGATTACAGGGTGATGTTACCGTAAGCCTTGTAAGCGGTCCCTCTCCATTGGCTATAACAAAAGGTTCCGTAATTGGACTGGGAAACCAGTTACTGCCGGGGACCTATGTTATAAGAATCCAGGATTCCGGATGTTTTAACGAAGTCTTTGACGTTGTTTTAGACAGTTATTTCACCAAAATTGAAATCACTAAGGTTAGCGCTGTACCCTCGCCCAGTGTGTGCGACCGCTATATCAAGAATGTAACGGTACAGGTTTCCGGTGTTGGCAAAACAGCCATGGACGATCATTTAAGAAGGCTCTACGGAATTGATTTTATCGATCTGGGATTTCTTACTGTACCTCCCGGTGCCAGTCGTTTAAGCATTCCCGGTAACGCTACTATGTTAAGAACCGGAGTTTTCAACTTTTCTTTTGAACCGGATGTGTCCGGGAACTATGAAATCGGTTTATCGCGACGTGTTGTAATGGGTATTTTGAACAAAAATCAATTATGGGAAAATACTTCGACCGCTGCCCTAAAGGTTACGCCCAACTTTCCTGTTTTTGATTTATCTAAATCAGGCGGAATTGTCTGTTCAGGAAATGCTACAGGGGAACTTCATGTCAAAGTAGATCAGGTCACTGAAGCAGTCACTTATTTTATAAAAAAAGAAACGGATACCGATTTTCCGTCAACCGGACAAACAGATCCTATATTTAGAGGGCTGTCAGCAGGGAATTATATCGTAAAAGCAAAAACAACCTGCTATGAAGTCCTGCAGCCTCTGATTTTAAGAAGTTCATTTTCAAAGCTAATAAGCGGAGAGACTACCGTTTGTATCGGAGGAAACATCAAATTGTCTGTGATACAAATTGGACCGGTAAATTCTATAAAGTGGACCTTGCCTGATGGTACTCAAATTGATGCCGCAGAATTGAATATCAATAATGTGACGGCTGCACAAATTGGCACCTACAAAGTAGAAATTAGTTCTTTAGGTGGATGTTATTTTACAGAATCTGTCAACGTTAGACTTGGAGGCCTTTCTACCCCGACAGGAAACGCTACACAGCAATTCTGCGCTGCAGCTAAGGCTACAGTAGGGGATTTAATGACCACAGAAACCGATGTTATCTGGTATGATGCATTAACAGGAGGAAATATTATTCCATCCGCAACACTATTAATTGATGGTAAAACCTATTACGGAGCTGTAAAGTCGGGTACATGTGAGAGTACCGACCGTTTGGCCGTAACCGTTAGTATTAGTGATCCAAAAACACCAACTGGCGCTGCTACACAACAATTCTGTACTGCCGTTAAGGCTACAGTAGGGGATCTAGCAGCTTCGGGAACCGGTATTATTTGGTACGATGCAGTAACAGGTGGAAATATCATTCCATCCGCAACACTACTAATTGACGGTAAAACCTATTACGGAACTGCAAAATCTGGTACATGTGAGAGTACCAACCGTTTGGCCGTAACCGTTAGTATTACTGATCCAAAAACACCAACTGGCGCTGCTACACAACAATTCTGTACTGCCACTAAGGCTACAGTAGCTGATTTAGCAGCCTCTGGAACCGGTATTATTTGGTACGATGCATCAACAGCTGGAACTATCATTCCATCCACTACACTATTAATTGATGGTAAAACCTATTACGGAACTGTAAAGTCAGGTACCTGTGAGAGTACCAACCGTTTGGCCGTTACTGTTAGCATTAGTGATCCAAAAACACCAACTGGTGCTGCTACACAACAATTCTGCGCTGCTGTTAAGGCTACAGTAGCTAATTTAGTAGCTTCCGGAACCGGTATTATCTGGTATGATGCATCAACAGCTGGAAATATCATTCCATCCACAACATTACTAATTGACGGTAAAACTTATTACGGAGCTGCAAAATCTGGTACATGTGAGAGTACCAACCGTTTGGCCGTAACTGTTAGCATTAGTGATCCAAAAACACCAACTGGTACAACCACACAGCATTTTTGCGCCGATAAGGCCACAGTCGCTGATTTAGCAGCTTCAGGAACCGGTATTATCTGGTATGATGCACCTACAGGAGGAAATATCATTCCATCCACGACACTACTAATTGATGGTAAAACCTATTACGGAGCTGCAAAGTCTGGTACCTGTGAGAGTACCAACCGTTTGGCCGTTACTGCAATTGTTAAAAATAATCTCCCTAATAAGGAGCCTGATTGGCATGCATCAACCTGTGTCACTGAAAAAGTAACCTACAATACTGTTCCCGGAATGTCTTCTTACAATTGGCACGTTTCAAAAGAAGGGACTATCGTAAATGGAGGCCACCCATCAGATGATTTTGTAACGGTTTTGTGGAATCATATAGGAAAGGGTTCTATAGAAGTCAATTATATTGATGAAACGAAATGCGACCCTCTTGTAATTATTCATTTTTCTATAGATGTAGTATCGTGTTCAAAACCCGATGGAGATTTTGATGGAGATATTGCGTTAAAGAAAACCATAAACGATCCAATGGCAAACATCGGCCAACAGATTGTATTTACCATAGCTGCTGAAAATCTGGGAACAAATAATTTCAACGATGTTCAAATTAGAGATATACTTCCGTCAGGATACATTTATACCTCGTCTAAAACTTCTTCCGGAGATTATAATGTAACAACCGGAATATGGAATTTACCCAACCTGTCAGGCAAACAAACGGAAACATTGACTATAACAGCAAAAGTAAAATCAACAGGAAATTACCTGAACATTGTTTTTCTGGAAAATTCAACTCCGGAAGATCGCAATCCGCATAATAATAAAGCTCAGGCCGGTATTATAAATCCGGAAGTAATTGTTTTCAATATGGTTTCCCCAAATGGAGACGGCCGAAACGATTACTTCGAGATTAGAGGTCTCGAACGGTTCCCAAACAATACAGTAACAATATACAATTCCTGGGGAGTCAAAGTATTTGAAACTCATAATTATGGTGCAAATAATAATTTCTTTCGCGGGATTTCTGAAGGCAGAGCAACCGTAAACAAACATGAAGGATTACCTCCGGGGACCTATTTTTATGTGCTCTCCTATGGAAACGGCGCGCTGATGACGGAAAAAAGTGGATACTTACATCTTACTTTCAGATAA
- a CDS encoding translocation/assembly module TamB domain-containing protein, with translation MNKKTIHFLKKTLRVLLWCMASVITLLLLLIILIQVPSVQNFVKDKAITYLHKKIKTKVSLEHISIKFPKDIVLEGFYFEDQKKDTLLSGKRLELDVDLFKLINSELEINSVSLQNTTARISRDKKGVFNFDYIIKAFESKEPKVEDPNAKPFKISVVKVNLDNVRFDFKDDFSKNDIRVKLTHFDTKFKEFDLDKMNFNIPNIDLNGLKVMLNQDVVEKIAEASVQTVDTISKRADFNLKLGKIRLAKIDIAYDNKDSRLDSGIKLDELNLSVNKIDLNRQLLDFEAFELKNLKGNLRLGAKDKQLQTPDLDTTAIKQAGWKVKLNLIDIQNIAFQFDDMQSKPIAKGIDYSHMDLNQLNFKAEKLYYGNDTISGNIKTLTVNDKSGLQLQALKTNFFYGPKNAYLNDLYLKTPQTLVQNSIKVAYPSIASLSKDLGNLTLDAVLSQSKIGFKDILLFAPDLQKNNPFKSNPNAVLNLNTRLSGKIKDLTIPQFEMSGIGSTKVAVSGKIKGLPDAQKADYDLDIKKFSSTSKDIYSFVPAGTIPKNIQLPAQLNVQGKFKGSVQNFKTNLALSSSFGKAKVDALFDQRFKKKEKYDATVYLLDFDLGRLIKNDSIGRITLKAKVKGKGLDPKTAQAEFDGLVQKAVFNKYTYKDLSLKGHIANGSFGVNSGMNDPNLNFNLTASGDTKDKYPTIQLKLNLDIADLEKLNLHAGPMKLRGNVDADIANSNPDFLNGKVFLSNIQVAQEAEPIILDSIRVIAFADQNRNNIKVSSQFLNAEIDGKYKLTTLAAALKKTASKYIDLKNPKVKGESDEQRLAFTIKVDNDPILLKLLPELKGLEPITLTGKYNNVTDSLQVSGSIPRIVYADNTIADGKINIEAKENALEYKVSFGTIESGSLKVPFTSLFGKIENNILDYALEVKDAKEKQQYFIAGDLKHDGSKNSLRIDAQNFILNYDKWNIDPENVVEFGGKRLYVNKFNLENSGNELRVQSQGDQDNAPLQVDFVNFKIETIMNIVKKDQLLMQGLINGNALVENVMTKPTFTSDIKIDQFAFKGEPVGNIAVKVDNKTANLLAANVTLDGEGNEVNLTGNYKIDDGNLDFDLNLNKLNIKSIQGFSMGNLTEGTGYLTGNFKITGNANAPKVNGELNFKETGFRVTKFNSYFKTVDEKITLQNDVITFDTFTLHDENDNELIVNGTIKSTDYSRFDFGLTVVADNFRAIHSKEKDNDLFYGDLLLDTKLNIKGTLENPVVGGNIKINKATKFTVVMPQSDPSIADRDGIVEFVNEDNQYLKQTAAMEQKLNQSRLVGMDVSVAISIDKEAELTLVIDKGNGDYLNLKGEAELTGGIDPSGKTTLTGKYEFSDGAYEMNFNMIRRKFDIQKGSYIIWNGEPTMANLNITAIYKVNTAPIDLLGNQLPTDNPTERNTYKQKIPFQTLLKMNGELLKPEITFDIVLPEGNNDVSANVVSLTKAKLQQLRQEPAELNKQVFALLLLNRFIGENPFSSESGGTSAESLARQSVSKILSQQLNDLAGELITGVQLEFDLESTDDYTSGSRENRTDLNVGVSKKLLNDRLKVTVGSSFAVEGQERANEQSTNIAGDVALDYQLTKDGRYMVRAYRKNEYQVAVEGQVVETGVAFIITMSYNKFRELFHRSAAEKEMIKEEKLRKEKNKLKEKEEKQKKENQIEGNEQKT, from the coding sequence ATGAATAAAAAAACCATTCATTTTCTAAAAAAAACACTTCGTGTACTGCTTTGGTGCATGGCTTCTGTAATTACGCTTTTATTGCTTCTTATTATTTTAATTCAGGTTCCGTCGGTACAGAATTTTGTAAAAGATAAGGCGATTACCTATCTGCATAAAAAGATAAAAACCAAAGTATCCCTAGAACATATTTCGATAAAATTTCCGAAAGATATTGTTTTGGAAGGTTTTTACTTTGAGGATCAAAAAAAGGATACACTGTTAAGCGGGAAACGTTTAGAGCTCGATGTTGATTTGTTTAAACTGATCAACAGTGAACTGGAAATTAATTCCGTTTCGCTGCAAAATACAACGGCGCGTATTTCGAGAGATAAAAAGGGTGTTTTTAATTTTGATTATATTATCAAAGCATTCGAATCTAAAGAACCAAAAGTAGAAGATCCAAATGCCAAACCTTTTAAAATTTCGGTTGTAAAAGTAAATCTTGACAATGTCAGGTTTGATTTTAAAGATGATTTTTCGAAAAATGACATCCGCGTAAAACTCACGCATTTTGATACCAAATTCAAAGAATTCGATCTGGATAAAATGAATTTCAATATTCCGAATATTGATTTAAACGGATTAAAAGTAATGCTGAATCAGGATGTGGTCGAGAAGATTGCGGAAGCATCGGTGCAAACCGTTGATACCATTTCAAAAAGAGCCGATTTCAATTTGAAATTAGGGAAGATCCGATTGGCAAAAATTGATATTGCGTATGACAACAAAGACTCCAGGTTAGATTCGGGAATCAAGCTGGATGAGCTGAATTTATCAGTAAACAAAATTGATCTGAACCGCCAGTTATTGGATTTTGAGGCTTTCGAACTAAAAAATCTAAAAGGAAATTTACGACTGGGCGCAAAAGACAAACAGCTTCAAACTCCTGATTTAGATACCACAGCCATAAAACAGGCCGGCTGGAAAGTAAAACTAAACCTGATCGACATACAAAATATAGCCTTCCAATTTGATGATATGCAATCAAAGCCTATTGCTAAAGGAATCGATTACAGTCACATGGATTTGAACCAGCTTAATTTTAAAGCAGAAAAATTGTATTATGGGAACGATACAATTTCGGGAAATATAAAAACGCTGACCGTAAACGACAAAAGTGGTTTACAGCTGCAGGCTTTAAAAACCAATTTCTTTTACGGTCCGAAGAATGCCTACTTGAACGATTTGTATTTAAAAACCCCGCAAACACTAGTCCAAAATAGTATTAAAGTTGCTTATCCTTCTATAGCTTCCCTTTCGAAAGACCTGGGTAATCTTACTTTGGATGCCGTTTTAAGCCAATCCAAAATCGGATTTAAGGACATCTTGCTTTTTGCCCCCGATTTACAAAAGAACAATCCGTTTAAAAGCAATCCAAATGCAGTTTTGAATCTCAACACCCGTTTGAGCGGAAAAATAAAAGACCTGACTATTCCACAGTTCGAAATGAGTGGAATCGGAAGCACCAAAGTCGCTGTTTCGGGAAAGATAAAAGGCCTGCCTGACGCACAAAAAGCAGATTATGATTTAGATATTAAAAAGTTTTCCAGTACCTCCAAAGATATTTATTCGTTTGTGCCTGCGGGAACCATTCCGAAAAACATTCAGTTGCCTGCTCAGTTAAATGTGCAAGGAAAGTTTAAAGGTTCGGTTCAGAACTTTAAAACCAATTTGGCTTTGAGCAGCAGTTTCGGTAAGGCAAAAGTAGACGCCTTGTTCGATCAGCGGTTCAAGAAAAAAGAAAAATACGATGCGACCGTTTACTTACTCGATTTTGATTTGGGAAGATTGATTAAAAACGATTCAATAGGAAGAATTACGCTTAAAGCAAAAGTAAAAGGCAAAGGTTTGGACCCCAAAACGGCTCAGGCAGAATTTGACGGATTGGTTCAGAAAGCTGTCTTTAATAAATATACCTATAAAGATCTGTCTTTAAAAGGGCATATTGCCAATGGTTCTTTTGGGGTAAATTCAGGAATGAATGACCCGAATCTGAATTTTAATTTAACGGCAAGCGGAGATACCAAAGACAAGTATCCTACCATTCAGTTAAAATTAAACCTGGACATTGCCGATCTCGAAAAACTAAACCTGCACGCCGGCCCAATGAAACTGCGTGGAAATGTCGATGCCGATATCGCCAATAGTAATCCTGATTTTTTAAACGGAAAAGTGTTTCTTTCGAACATTCAGGTTGCACAGGAGGCAGAACCGATCATTCTCGATTCAATTCGGGTAATTGCCTTTGCCGATCAAAATCGAAACAACATCAAAGTATCTTCTCAGTTTTTAAACGCCGAAATCGATGGTAAATACAAACTGACGACTTTAGCAGCAGCGCTGAAAAAAACAGCCTCAAAATACATTGATTTAAAAAATCCAAAAGTAAAAGGCGAATCCGATGAGCAGCGTTTGGCTTTTACAATAAAGGTGGACAACGATCCTATTTTACTGAAACTGCTTCCGGAATTAAAAGGTTTAGAGCCGATTACCCTAACAGGGAAATACAACAATGTAACCGATTCTCTTCAAGTCAGCGGAAGTATTCCGAGAATTGTATATGCAGACAACACCATTGCCGATGGGAAAATTAACATTGAAGCCAAAGAGAATGCTTTAGAATACAAGGTTTCTTTTGGTACAATTGAAAGTGGATCTTTAAAAGTTCCGTTTACAAGTTTGTTCGGAAAAATCGAAAACAATATTCTCGATTATGCATTGGAAGTAAAAGATGCCAAAGAAAAACAGCAGTACTTTATTGCGGGAGATTTAAAGCATGACGGTTCAAAAAACAGCCTCAGGATTGATGCTCAGAATTTTATTCTGAACTATGATAAATGGAATATAGATCCGGAAAATGTGGTGGAGTTTGGAGGTAAAAGGTTGTACGTTAATAAATTTAATTTAGAAAATTCGGGTAACGAGTTAAGAGTTCAATCGCAAGGAGATCAGGATAATGCGCCGTTACAGGTTGATTTTGTCAATTTCAAAATAGAGACGATCATGAACATCGTCAAGAAAGATCAATTGTTGATGCAGGGGCTGATTAATGGAAATGCTCTGGTTGAAAATGTGATGACAAAACCAACTTTTACTTCAGACATAAAAATAGATCAGTTTGCTTTTAAAGGAGAGCCGGTTGGAAATATTGCGGTAAAAGTCGACAATAAAACAGCAAATTTACTGGCAGCAAATGTTACGCTTGACGGAGAAGGAAATGAGGTGAATCTGACCGGAAATTACAAAATAGACGATGGAAATCTGGACTTTGATTTAAATCTGAACAAACTGAACATCAAGAGCATTCAGGGTTTTAGTATGGGCAATCTAACCGAAGGGACGGGGTATTTAACAGGGAATTTCAAAATTACCGGAAACGCTAACGCTCCAAAAGTAAACGGAGAACTCAACTTTAAAGAGACAGGTTTCAGAGTAACGAAGTTCAACTCCTATTTTAAAACAGTCGATGAAAAAATAACACTTCAAAACGATGTCATCACCTTTGATACGTTCACACTGCATGATGAAAATGACAATGAATTGATTGTAAACGGAACCATCAAATCGACAGATTATAGCCGTTTTGACTTTGGTTTAACCGTTGTTGCAGATAATTTCAGAGCCATACATTCGAAGGAAAAAGACAACGATTTGTTTTATGGAGATCTGTTGTTAGATACGAAACTAAACATCAAAGGAACACTTGAAAATCCTGTAGTTGGTGGAAATATTAAAATAAATAAAGCCACTAAGTTTACAGTGGTAATGCCGCAATCCGATCCTTCCATAGCAGATCGCGACGGAATAGTAGAGTTTGTCAACGAAGACAATCAGTACCTGAAACAAACGGCTGCGATGGAGCAAAAACTGAATCAATCGAGGTTAGTGGGGATGGATGTAAGTGTGGCTATTTCGATCGACAAAGAAGCCGAATTAACACTGGTTATCGATAAAGGAAACGGTGATTATTTGAATTTAAAAGGAGAAGCCGAACTTACAGGTGGAATCGATCCGTCGGGAAAAACAACTTTAACGGGTAAATACGAGTTTTCGGATGGGGCTTATGAGATGAATTTCAACATGATCCGACGAAAATTTGATATTCAGAAAGGAAGTTATATCATTTGGAACGGTGAGCCTACCATGGCCAATCTGAATATAACGGCGATTTATAAAGTAAACACCGCACCAATAGATTTATTGGGCAATCAATTACCAACGGATAATCCGACCGAGCGAAACACCTATAAGCAGAAAATTCCGTTTCAGACCTTGTTGAAAATGAACGGGGAGCTTTTAAAACCTGAAATCACTTTTGATATCGTACTTCCGGAGGGCAATAATGATGTTTCGGCAAATGTGGTATCGCTTACCAAAGCAAAACTCCAGCAGTTAAGACAAGAACCGGCGGAATTGAACAAACAGGTTTTTGCTCTTTTACTATTGAACCGATTTATTGGCGAAAACCCATTTTCGAGTGAAAGCGGCGGAACTAGTGCAGAATCGCTCGCACGACAAAGTGTGAGCAAAATTTTGTCACAGCAATTGAATGATCTTGCTGGAGAATTAATCACCGGAGTTCAGTTAGAATTTGACCTCGAGTCAACAGACGATTATACATCGGGAAGCAGAGAAAACAGAACCGATTTGAACGTAGGGGTTTCTAAAAAGCTGTTAAACGATCGATTAAAGGTTACCGTAGGAAGCAGTTTTGCGGTGGAAGGACAGGAACGCGCTAACGAACAGAGTACCAATATTGCAGGCGATGTGGCACTGGATTATCAATTAACGAAAGATGGCCGTTATATGGTTCGTGCGTATCGAAAAAATGAATATCAGGTGGCTGTTGAAGGACAGGTAGTCGAAACGGGGGTTGCCTTTATCATCACCATGAGTTATAATAAATTCCGCGAACTTTTTCATCGCAGTGCAGCCGAAAAAGAAATGATAAAAGAAGAAAAACTGCGCAAGGAAAAAAATAAACTCAAAGAGAAAGAGGAGAAGCAAAAAAAGGAAAATCAAATAGAAGGAAATGAGCAAAAAACATAG
- a CDS encoding type IX secretion system membrane protein PorP/SprF codes for MKKNLIFLRFLLLFNIINIAAQQNAQYTQYMYNTININPAYAGSRGVLSTFGLYRAQWIGLEGAPKTSTFSINSPINNSNLGVGVSLVNDKIGASDKNSFSTDFSYTVQTSDNFKLSFGLKGTVSLFNLDTSKLNPADLNDPHLQNLNNVISPNIGAGVYWHSDKAYIGLSVPDFIETNYYDDNEVAIFKNRINYYLMGGYVFNLSPYNNIKFKPAVLAKLVQGAPLQVDASANFMFNDKFMVGLAYRWDAAFSTMVGFQVSDGMYIGYGYDLESTKLNNYSNGSHEVFLRFEFTRKQSKMTTPRFF; via the coding sequence ATGAAAAAAAATTTAATTTTTTTAAGGTTCTTATTGCTTTTTAATATCATAAATATTGCCGCTCAACAAAATGCTCAATACACACAATACATGTACAATACCATAAATATCAATCCTGCTTATGCGGGATCGAGAGGGGTACTGAGTACTTTTGGACTGTATCGGGCACAATGGATTGGTCTTGAAGGAGCTCCGAAAACCAGCACTTTTTCAATTAACTCCCCTATAAACAATAGTAATTTAGGTGTGGGTGTTTCTCTTGTAAATGACAAAATTGGTGCCTCTGATAAAAACTCTTTTTCAACAGACTTTTCCTATACGGTTCAGACTTCAGACAATTTTAAACTTTCATTCGGTCTTAAAGGAACTGTCAGTCTTTTTAATCTGGACACCAGCAAACTCAATCCCGCAGATTTGAACGATCCGCATTTACAAAATTTAAACAACGTCATCTCTCCAAATATCGGAGCCGGAGTCTATTGGCATTCTGACAAGGCTTACATCGGTTTGTCGGTACCGGATTTTATAGAGACCAATTATTATGATGATAATGAAGTGGCCATATTCAAAAATAGAATCAACTACTACTTAATGGGAGGATACGTATTCAATTTAAGTCCTTACAATAACATAAAATTCAAACCCGCAGTGCTTGCAAAACTAGTACAGGGTGCTCCGCTGCAGGTGGATGCTTCGGCCAATTTTATGTTCAACGATAAATTTATGGTTGGACTCGCCTACCGATGGGATGCCGCTTTTAGTACCATGGTCGGTTTTCAGGTTTCAGATGGTATGTACATCGGTTACGGTTATGATCTTGAATCGACAAAACTAAACAATTACAGTAATGGTTCACATGAAGTATTCCTGCGTTTTGAGTTTACCCGAAAACAAAGTAAAATGACAACTCCTCGTTTCTTTTAA